A window from Candidatus Latescibacterota bacterium encodes these proteins:
- a CDS encoding DUF5598 domain-containing protein, with amino-acid sequence MLGINRNPILLTDSYKLSHADQYPPGTSNIYSYFEARQGAQFPEMVFFGLQYSLKAYLAHQLTQDHIDEADEMVTAHLGTEAVFNRKGWEYILKEHKGRMPVRICAVPEGTVLP; translated from the coding sequence ATGCTGGGCATCAATCGCAACCCTATCCTACTGACGGATAGCTACAAGCTCTCGCACGCCGACCAGTACCCACCTGGTACGAGCAACATCTATTCGTACTTCGAGGCACGACAGGGCGCTCAGTTCCCTGAGATGGTGTTCTTCGGCTTGCAGTACTCTCTGAAGGCCTACCTGGCTCACCAACTGACCCAGGACCATATCGACGAAGCAGACGAGATGGTTACGGCCCACCTCGGTACGGAGGCGGTGTTCAACCGAAAGGGCTGGGAGTACATCTTGAAGGAACACAAGGGCCGCATGCCGGTGCGTATTTGTGCAGTACCTGAGGGCACTGTGCTACCC